One segment of Nostoc flagelliforme CCNUN1 DNA contains the following:
- a CDS encoding response regulator transcription factor, whose protein sequence is MIRVMVVATSPVVRAGLSAVVATNPRLTVVGSASDLDVLAREVGQLQPDVVLVDLSGNLQQSVWEKLLLIQEQQYPLATIVIVEELDSIDLETGLRSGIRGILPSTSTESEIVAAVEAIAFGLLVLHPDAVELLSIREKVVANPVQTLTPREIEVLGMLGSGLGNKAIAKSLHISEHTVKFHLSSIFQKLSVSSRTEAVAVGVRLGLIML, encoded by the coding sequence ATGATCCGAGTGATGGTAGTTGCCACTTCCCCTGTAGTGCGGGCAGGGTTATCAGCTGTGGTGGCTACCAATCCTCGGCTGACGGTTGTGGGGAGTGCATCCGATTTGGATGTATTGGCTAGGGAAGTTGGGCAATTACAACCAGATGTGGTGCTGGTAGATTTGAGTGGGAATCTTCAACAATCGGTGTGGGAAAAATTGCTACTTATTCAAGAACAGCAATATCCATTGGCAACGATCGTAATTGTTGAAGAACTCGACAGCATCGACTTAGAGACGGGGTTACGTTCTGGTATCCGGGGGATATTGCCCAGTACTAGCACAGAATCAGAAATTGTTGCTGCTGTGGAGGCGATCGCTTTTGGTTTGCTGGTGCTGCACCCGGATGCTGTAGAATTACTGTCTATCCGGGAAAAAGTGGTGGCGAATCCTGTACAAACCTTGACACCACGCGAGATAGAGGTTTTAGGTATGCTTGGTTCTGGGTTGGGGAATAAAGCGATCGCTAAAAGCTTGCACATTTCGGAGCATACCGTCAAATTTCATCTCTCATCCATTTTTCAAAAGCTCAGTGTCTCCAGCCGCACCGAGGCTGTTGCTGTGGGTGTGCGACTGGGTTTGATTATGCTGTAA
- a CDS encoding S1C family serine protease, producing the protein MANTTLTNIAAELTEVAAKLRLRTVKVKSGSLGVGSGVIWQADGLIITNAHVATSNRATVELADGRVFDAVRTQFDPQQDLAALKIVATNLTAATIGNSEALRVGELVLAVGNPFADSGAVTTGIIHANNPRAVMADLQLYPGNSGGPLADCQGRVVGINTMIVNGLAVAVPSNTVERFLQGNSRPQLGVTLQPVLLSRRSLGLLVLSILPNSAAEIAGVQIGDVLIGVSGRLLTSMNDLTKYLHDSKGSVPLQLLRGGKQFVIYVDVQSGKTAVEAT; encoded by the coding sequence ATGGCAAACACAACATTAACTAACATCGCTGCTGAATTAACAGAGGTAGCTGCTAAACTACGCCTACGCACTGTCAAAGTGAAAAGCGGCTCTCTAGGAGTGGGTTCCGGTGTAATTTGGCAAGCTGACGGACTAATTATTACTAATGCCCATGTTGCAACCAGCAACCGCGCAACTGTGGAATTGGCAGACGGAAGGGTATTTGATGCAGTGCGTACACAATTTGATCCACAGCAGGATTTAGCAGCCCTGAAAATTGTCGCCACTAATTTAACTGCTGCAACTATTGGTAATTCTGAGGCGCTACGAGTGGGTGAATTAGTTTTAGCGGTGGGTAATCCCTTTGCTGACAGTGGTGCTGTGACAACTGGAATTATTCATGCAAATAATCCACGAGCTGTTATGGCTGATTTGCAGCTATATCCTGGAAACTCTGGGGGGCCACTTGCCGATTGTCAAGGCCGAGTCGTGGGAATTAATACGATGATTGTTAATGGTTTGGCTGTGGCAGTTCCCAGCAACACCGTTGAGCGTTTTTTACAGGGAAATAGTCGTCCGCAACTGGGAGTTACACTGCAACCTGTGCTTTTAAGTAGGCGTAGCTTGGGTTTATTGGTGCTTTCAATCTTACCTAACAGTGCGGCAGAAATTGCTGGTGTACAAATCGGCGATGTTTTAATTGGAGTTTCGGGGCGATTACTTACTAGCATGAATGATTTAACTAAATATCTCCATGACAGTAAAGGATCTGTGCCGCTACAACTCCTACGCGGTGGGAAGCAATTCGTAATTTATGTTGACGTGCAGTCTGGTAAAACTGCTGTGGAGGCGACATGA
- a CDS encoding S1C family serine protease — protein sequence MSSLLALSNSLADTVEQAGSAVVAVNAGTRVSPSGIHWRNGIIVTSDESLQRYDDITITLSNGSTAPVKLIGHDSSTDIAVFKLENVEIPVAKVGDAKTLKVGHLVLGLARGSEGDLRAAMGAVSVVSGAWRSMSGGNIDQFIRPDITLYSGFAGGPLVDAAGFVVGMNTSGRRGTALTIPTATVDRVVDQLVAKGRISKGYLGVGMQPVRLPNNLKTALNLSSATGVIVVNVESSGPADNAGVLLGDVLVTFDGVTVGDTGDVLALLNSSDRIGKTVKVQVVRGGVLVELAIAVGERPTKEE from the coding sequence ATGTCTTCATTACTGGCTTTATCAAACAGTTTAGCTGATACCGTAGAACAAGCTGGAAGTGCTGTGGTTGCTGTAAATGCGGGTACTCGTGTTTCCCCAAGTGGCATTCACTGGCGTAATGGCATCATTGTTACCTCTGATGAGTCACTCCAGCGCTATGACGACATCACTATCACTCTATCAAATGGTAGTACTGCACCAGTAAAGCTCATTGGTCATGACTCTAGCACTGATATCGCTGTTTTTAAGCTAGAAAATGTAGAAATTCCTGTGGCAAAAGTTGGCGATGCCAAAACGCTTAAAGTTGGTCATCTCGTGTTAGGACTGGCAAGAGGTAGCGAAGGTGACTTAAGGGCGGCGATGGGTGCGGTGAGTGTAGTTAGCGGTGCTTGGCGGAGTATGAGTGGCGGGAATATTGACCAATTCATCCGCCCAGACATCACCCTTTACTCTGGCTTTGCAGGTGGGCCGCTCGTAGATGCTGCTGGTTTTGTTGTAGGCATGAATACATCGGGGCGGCGTGGTACTGCTCTAACTATTCCCACTGCTACAGTCGATCGCGTGGTTGACCAATTAGTAGCAAAAGGACGCATTTCAAAAGGCTACTTGGGTGTGGGAATGCAACCTGTACGTTTACCAAATAACCTGAAAACTGCTCTTAATTTAAGTTCTGCAACTGGGGTAATTGTTGTTAATGTTGAGTCTTCTGGGCCTGCTGACAATGCAGGTGTGCTGCTTGGCGATGTTTTGGTAACGTTCGATGGCGTAACTGTGGGCGATACAGGTGATGTACTGGCGCTGCTCAATAGTAGCGATCGCATTGGTAAAACTGTCAAAGTGCAAGTTGTCCGGGGTGGAGTGTTAGTTGAGTTAGCGATCGCAGTTGGCGAACGACCTACTAAGGAAGAATAA